The sequence ccggccccatgcagctctgccctgcccttaGCCATCCCTGACAGCGCTCGTCCTGGCCACGAGCCCAGGGAGGCTGCAGACAGAGTCCTCCGTGGAAACTGGCTGCTCAGGGCCTGGGCCCAGCCGCGCTGGCTCTCTCCTGACTTACTGGGCCAGCGCGCGGCGGGGCTGTCTGTCTGGCCGTCTCCGCCCGGCTGagcgggaggagtgggggggttcTCCCATCGCCGGGATGAATCCGTCTCTCTGAGACATCCCCCCGATGCAGACAGCGCTTGGTGGACAGAGTTCTTCCCTTGCCCCAGCTGCCGTCGCTCGGGCAGGTGGGTTACCTGCAGCGACCCCCCGTCAGCGTAGGTGGAGCCCACCCTGGagcgctgcagtgtagacgtagcgcAAGAGCCAGGAGCCAGGTGGAGGGACGAATTCTGCCCGACCTCACTGCAGCGTAGCCCGGCCCGGAGAGTCCTGGGGGAGCCCCTGCGTCAGTCCGACCCCCTAAAACAGGAGGTGATACTCGGGGCTGTGCTGGGCCCCAGCTATCACACTGATCACTAATGCTGCATGCTGCCCACTGGGGGgcgctgtccctgcccccagcctggcgATAGGAGACGGCCAGACACACAGCCCTGCCGCGCGCTGGCCCAGTAAGCTTGGCGATAGCAGCCGGGGGCACTGAGCTGACCCGACACGTCCCGGTTCCCCCGGCGCCTGCCCTGCTCTCAGGGAGGGGACGTCGCTTTTGGGGCTTCACTGATTTCGCCGCCCACGTTTTGTTTCCCCAGGGACCTGAGCGAGAACCTCCTCCAGGCCGTGCCGAGGAAAGCCTTCCGCGGAGCCACCGACCTGAAGAACCTGTGAGTCGCCGTGGTCCAGTTGCTCCTCCGGCCtggctccccttcccctctgggacGGGCCCCGGAGCTGTGCCAGGGGCTCCCCGGTGCTTTGCTCCAGGATCCTGCATGCTGGGGGCGCTGGGGCGTGGGGAGTCCAGCTGGGGAAGGACGGGTCTCGGGGTGCACACAGCCGTGAGGAGCGGGGGCGGTTACGGGCTCGGACTTGTTGCACTGGAGTCCCTGGGGCGTCCCGTGCTCTGCGGCTCCCCAGGGATGCAGACGGATGGACGCTGCCCTACACCGCACGGCCCTCAGATGATCCACCGAGCGTGGCGATGGGGGGGGTTCAGCCCGGGAGAGCCACGTCTCCATGGCAGGGGGCGGCCCCTGGCCAAAGCCCCCGGGCTCACAGCCAGGAGGCATGGTGGTGCCCgggggcccagccctgccctggggcacACCTGGGGTGATATCTGCTTAGTTCAGGCCAGGAGGGGGCCCCATGGGGGCAGATACTGCGTAagcctccccacacagctctgccaagggCCACCCCCTCCAGTGCCAGGTCCCCAGCGGTCGCTCTGCCAGACAGGGCCTGGCGCTTACCCTGTGTTTGGAGACTGCCCGGGACATTCGGGGCACtctaaataacaaataataattgtAGTGCCCCTCACTCACGACCCGCAACCCCTGCTGTcctggccctgggctccccccaagcTCAGCCGTCGCCCCTCACTCAcgacccacagctccctgccatcccaaccctgggcttccccccagctctgccagtgcccctcactcctgacccgcagccccctgggccCTGACATTCCTCTGCCCAGCTCAgggcccggcccagcctgccGACTATCCTGGGGCCCAGAGTCTGTTCAGCAAAACTGGCTCCCCTTTTGTTGTGCAGACAGCTGGATAAGAACCAGATCGGCTGTATCGAGGACGGGGCCTTCCGCGCGCTGCGGGGCCTGGAGGTTCTGTAAGTGGGGTGGGCACGGGGCTCTCCGCGTCTCTGGGGGGCGCGGGCTGGATTCGGAGCCGTGAGTTCGGCTGTCCTGGGGTGGGAAGTCTCCAGGTGCCAGCTCCGGGAACAGGCTGTCTGGGGTGGCCAGCCCGGCCAAGCCTCGCTGAGCAAACCGGGGCCAGTGTTGTGGGCCTTGCTAGCCAGGGGTGTGACCCGCTCTCTCCTTGTCCCGCAGAGCGGGTGCCCCTTTgggcagcccctcccctccccggcagGGGGGCAGACATCCCGCGTTTAAGCTCTGTCCCAGCTGTCCCGACTTTTTTGAGAAAAATTGAGAGAAAATTGGCCATTGGTCCCGTTTGCTCTTCCCAGCGGATCAGTTGGCAGGAGCACACATAACTGCCCGCTCCACCAAACAGTCGGGCACTCGCCCTGGGGGGGCGCGGAGGTACACTGGGGGGGTCAGATCTTCAGGGGAGTCAGCCCCAGGGTCTGGGGGTGCAgcgcttgggggcgggggagcagtCGCAGGGGGCATGGAGCTCGGACACTCAGCCCAAGCTCTGGCTGGTCTGTCCCAGCGGGGGGTcacgtgggggggaggagggggctctggctggtCTGTCCCAGCGGGGGGtcacgtgggggggaggggggggctctggctggtcTGTCCCAGCGGGGGGtcacgtgggggggaggggggggctctggctggtcTGTCCCAGCggagggagcatgggggggggTGGCTCTGGCTGGTCGGTCCCAGCGGGGGGGTCacgtgggggggcctctggctgGTCTGTCCCGGCGGGAGGGGCACAcggtgggggggctctggctggtTGGTCCCGGTGGGGGGGGCACAcggtgggggggctctggctggtcTGTCCCAGCGGGAGGGGCacgcgggggaggggctctggctggtcTATCCTGGTGGGGGGAGCACGGGGGCGGGGGCTCTGGCTGGTCTATCCTGGCGAGGGGAGcatgggtgggggggctctggctggtcAGTCCCGGTGGGGGGGGCCCTGACCCGTCTCCATCGCCGCTCGCAGGACactgaacaacaacaacatcagCACCATCCCCGTGTCCAGCTTCAACCACATGCCCAGACTGCGGACcttgtgagtgggggggggggggcggggggggaggtctgggggaggggcagggcgggggtgggccgggggatgggggaggggccgtgggccctgggggagggggaggcccgGCTGGGGCCCAGGGGACGGGCGGACGGGGATGTCCCCGTGGGGGGGACCCCGACActgaccctctgcccctccccagccgtcTCCATTCCAACCAGCTGTTCTGCGACTGCCACCTGGGCTGGCTGGCGCAGTGGCTGCGCCAGCGCCCCGCCATTGGGCTCTTCACGCAGTGCGCCGggcccccccccctccgcggCATCAGCCTGCCCGAGCTCCAGAAAAACGAGTTCAGCTGCTCAGGTGAGCGGGTGCGGGGGGGCCTGCCTGGGGGGgtctgggatgtgggggggtgcctAGGATGCCAGGGGGGCCCTGTCTGGGGGGGTCCAGGATGTAGGGGGGTCTGGGTTGCGGGGGGGGCCCTGCCTGTGGGGGGGTCCGGGAtgtggaggggtctgggctgcggGGGGCCCTGCCTGGCGGGGGTCTGGGATGCAGGCGGGGCCTGCCTTGGAGCGGGTCcgggatgtgggggggtgtctAGGATGCCAGGGGGGCCCTGCCTGGGGGGGTCTGGGAtgtgtggggggctctgggttgcCGGGGGGCCCTGCctcaggggagggagctgctttgggctgcagggggctggtgCCCTGGGAACCGAAGAGGCTCTTCGGAGGTGTGAGGGGAGGGCGATGCCACGTCTCCGCCTGGCCCAGCACCAGCCGCGCCCTcaagctccctgcccctgccctgccctacccCGCCATGCCCCGGTCTCACTCGGCCGCTGCTTTGCTCCCCCGGCAGGACAAACGGACGCCGCCCACGCCCAGGTCTGCAGCCTCTCGTCCGGCTCCTGCCCCGCCATGTGCACCTGCAGCAACAGTGTGGTGGACTGCCGCGGCAAGGGGCTGACGGCCATCCCCGCCAACCTGCCCGAGGGCATGACGGAGATGTGAGTGTGCCAGCGCCCCCCGCCAgacccccacccagccccgcccccaggagtgTACCGGCCCCCAGCTGTTGGCCCCAGAGGGGGAGCATGTGGGGCATGGGCGCACAGCTGTCACGGCCCCCCCAGGTCGCTGCTACGGCCGCAGCTTCGGAACCGCGAGCCAGACCCCTGGGGTCCTCATGGCTTGGCACCAGAACCGGGGGCCAGGGGACCAGGGCCCCTCACTTTTTACTGGCCGTAAGGGTGAGTGACGGtgggccccctcccccatttaggGCACTTCCGCTGCTCCGGCCTTCTGGGTGAGTCACATGGCTCCCGGTCCCGCCTCTTCCAACCATAGCCCCGCCCAcaacccagccctgctccgccccagtccccacccccgttcggccccctccctgctcagcccccccccactgctgctcgctgcatcccacccccagcctgtgcCCCACGAGCAGACAACCCCGAATGGTCTGGTCACCCCCAGCCGGGGCAGGAGGGGTTGGTGGGGGGCGGTGAGGTGACaaactgtcacggagtattgggggactcagggccctgcacccccggcttcctgcgattcaccatgactctcagccagccagtaaagcagaaggtttatttggatgacaggaatacagtccaagacaggtcttgcaggcacagacaacaggaccccctcagttaagtccagcttggggtcccagggcatcccgcccgccccccttcggggggggtcagagccatctctgtctcccagccatctctccagcctgcttccagcacacccccttcagcgacccctcccacagcctttgttcagtttcccgggctaaggagtcacctggccttcaaccccttcctgggttctcatgttacactcccaggaatgcgcccccgggccgatcccatcctccaatgcagactatcccagcacactcccctgtcagcatccacagaccacagtgagaacaggcccagttcgtcacacaaaCACTCCCCTGCTGCCACCGTCCCGGGGCCCGGGCACACGGGGCTGGATTCTGCCGTTAACGGCTCCGTGGGGCTGCGTGACAAGGCAGAGCTGAGGGGTCAcaggcctggctccctgcctgccgaaCGCCCCGTGGTGCACACTTCCCTGCACACGTCTGTGCACACACGGTTGCACATGCACGGTCTCCCGTAGGGCAGCCGTAGGCAGCAGGAGGATGTCGCCGCTCgaggctggagccggcccttggACAAGCCAGTTGCCCCGGATCCccagcgacccccccccccccggggagctaTGCCCTGCTCGCCTGTTCCCCCAGGACTTCGCCCAAACTGTAACTAGAGCGAATCTCCGTTGGGAACTCCAGCCGAGCCACCTCAGGGCGAGCCCGCCCCACTGAGAGCGCCCCTgcagggagaggtggggctggggcagctacccccacagccagcgccccactgtgcccccacagcgccccctgcagggagaggtggggctggggcagctccccccacagccagcgccccactgtgcccccacagtgccccctgcagggagaggtggggctggggcagctccccccacagccagcgccccactgtgcccccacagcgccccctgcagggagaggtggggctggggcagctccccccacagccagcgccccactgtgcccccacagtgccccctgcagggagaggtggggctggggcagctccccccacagccagcgccccacTGTGCCCCCATAGTGCCCCCTCcagggagaggtggggctggggcagctccccccacagccagcgccccactgtgcccccacagcgcctcctgcagggagaggtggggctggggcagctccccctaCAGCCAGCGCCCCACTgtgcccccacagcgccccctgcagggagaGGCCGGGCTGCAGTAGGCGGCCAGGGGGACGGGCAGGTTTGGTTCATTTTCTGTCTCCCCGCAGACGCCTGGAGCTGAACGGGATCAGATCCGTCCCCCCTGGGGCCTTCTCACCCTACAAGAAGCTGCGGCGGATGTAAGTGCCCCGACCCTGACCCTGGGCGTgcccagcactgccccccacGCCCTCTGCCCCATtgcccccaactcctgccccNNNNNNNNNNNNNNNNNNNNNNNNNNNNNNNNNNNNNNNNNNNNNNNNNNNNNNNNNNNNNNNNNNNNNNNNNNNNNNNNNNNNNNNNNNNNNNNNNNNNNNNNNNNNNNNNNNNNNNNNNNNNNNNNNNNNNNNNNNNNNNNNNNNNNNNNNNNNNNNNNNNNNNNNNNNNNNNNNNNNNNNNNNNNNNNNNNNNNNNNNNNNNNNNNNNNNNNNNNNNNNNNNNNNNNNNNNNNNNNNNNNNNNNNNNNNNNNNNNNNNNNNNNNNNNNNNNNNNNNNNNNNNNNNNNNNNNNNNNNNNNNNNNNNNNNNNNNNNNNNNNNNNNNNNNNNNNNNNNNNNNNNNNNNNNNNNNNNNNNNNNNNNNNNNNNNNNNNNNNNNNNNNNNNNNNNNNNNNNNNNNNNNNNNNNNNNNNNNNNNNNNNNNNNNNNNNNNNNNNNNNNNNNNNNNNNNNNNNNNNNNNNNNNNNNNNNNNNNNNNNNNNNNNNNNNNNNNNNNNNaccagccagagcccccccccccccacgtgacCCCCCGCTGGGACAGACCAGCCAGAGCTTGGGCTGAGTGTCCGAGCTCCATGCCCCCTGCGactgctcccccgcccccaagcgcTGCACCCCCAGAGCCTGGGGCTGACTCCCCTGAAGATCTGACCCCCCAGTGTACCTCCGTGCCCCCCCAGGGCGAGTGCCCGACTGTTTGGTGGAGCGGGCAGTTATGTGTGCTCCTGCCAGCTGATCCGCTGGGAAGAGCAAACGGGACCAATGGCCAattttctctccatttttttcaaaaaagtcgGGACAGCTGGGACAGAGCTTAAACGCGGGCTGTCTGCCCCCctgccgggg is a genomic window of Chrysemys picta bellii isolate R12L10 chromosome 7, ASM1138683v2, whole genome shotgun sequence containing:
- the LOC101943921 gene encoding slit homolog 1 protein-like → MDGEWGGAELCAQTQPAAGWGGRSAAAQLRARSRFPVPGMAPQGRWLRAGVWLLAWAAACGVRATGCPALCTCSGTTVDCHGTGLRGVPKNIPRNTERLELNGNNITRINRNDFSGLKQLRVLQLMENQINAVERGAFDDMKELERLRMNRNQLHTLPELLFQNNQALSRLDLSENLLQAVPRKAFRGATDLKNLQLDKNQIGCIEDGAFRALRGLEVLTLNNNNISTIPVSSFNHMPRLRTFRLHSNQLFCDCHLGWLAQWLRQRPAIGLFTQCAGPPPLRGISLPELQKNEFSCSGQTDAAHAQVCSLSSGSCPAMCTCSNSVVDCRGKGLTAIPANLPEGMTEIRLELNGIRSVPPGAFSPYKKLRRM